The window CTCGCTGGCAGAGCCGCCGGAACCACCGGTGCATGAATTCCCTGTTCATGGGAGGCCAGTCGCCGCCCTCCTCGCGGAGGTACGGCTCCAGCAGCCGTGCCAGTGCCCGGTACTGGGGAGGGACTCCCCCCTTCTCCGTGTCGATGGCGTCGGGCCACTCGCCCAGGGTGAGGAGCAGCCGCTCGTCCTCCATCGGCTCGAAGGTGACCTCCGAGAAGGAGAGCCGCTGCCGTAGCGCCTCGGTGCCCCCGAGCTGGCCGAGCAGCGGCTGCCCCAGGAACGTCAGCCAGTAGGCCCCCCGCGCCCCGGCACCAATCAGCCCGCTGGTCTCACTCAAGTGGTACAGGTCCAAACCCAGGTAGCGCCGCAGCGGGCCAAGGAGCTCTCTTCGCGCCGCGTACCACGTACCGCGCGGAGCGACGAAGGCGAGGCTGGCGTAACCGAAGCTGAAGGGCAGCTCTCGCCCGAGTTCCTGGGCCAAGGCTCGCAGGTGGGCGGGGCCATGCGCCAAGAGGTACTCGGTGGGAAACGAGAAGGCCATCCCGCTCGTAGCGCCCTCGTCACCAGAGTAGAGGGGAGAGTCGAGGTTCCGGCCGTGATAATCAAAGTGGTAGACACTTGCTCCGCTACAGTTTTCCTCCAGTTCGATGATGCAGGCATTTGTCCGAGGACGTTCGAGAGTCTGCCAGCGAATGTTCTCCCAGCCCTGGTCGTCGAGCGGCAGGGTGTCTCCATCATCCGAGCCGTACCAGCCAAGCGCCTGATGAGGGATGGCGC of the Pyxidicoccus xibeiensis genome contains:
- a CDS encoding type VI immunity family protein: MREDIPVIRVRNDGGDEVTRDGIVLCFFMRRSHGEIAPAVWRALQAYRRAIPHQALGWYGSDDGDTLPLDDQGWENIRWQTLERPRTNACIIELEENCSGASVYHFDYHGRNLDSPLYSGDEGATSGMAFSFPTEYLLAHGPAHLRALAQELGRELPFSFGYASLAFVAPRGTWYAARRELLGPLRRYLGLDLYHLSETSGLIGAGARGAYWLTFLGQPLLGQLGGTEALRQRLSFSEVTFEPMEDERLLLTLGEWPDAIDTEKGGVPPQYRALARLLEPYLREEGGDWPPMNREFMHRWFRRLCQRAGAQSG